Below is a genomic region from Streptomyces roseoviridis.
TCGTCGTCAATCTTGACATCATCAGGCAAGGCAGCCTGATAGCGCAGGCTGACGTCGCGGTCCGTGAGAAAGTTCCGCGTGTTCTGGGGCAGGACTTGAGAACTGAAGCCCGCGTGCTCGATGAGCGCCAAGACGTCATGGCCTCGCGGGGCGGGACGACCCTGGGCGGCGCACAACGCCTTGGCGAGACACTCCGCCGCGAAGCCCAGGTAGTAGAGGCAGGCGAGGTGCCGTCCTGCCCGATGCAGCTCCATGGCATCGACCCGACGCTCCTGAGCCACGTCCTCCCACTCCTGTGGCGTGATCGGATCGTCGTACAAGCCATCCCCCCAGCGGTGCTCGCCCGATCGTCACTGTAGACCGTCGAGTCCATCGCAACGATTCGTCCGAGGCCAGGCTGTGCCAGGTCTCCACCTGTAGAGAGGGGCACTCACCTGCGGAAATGCTCGGTCCACCCTGAACGCCCGGCGGTAGAAGGCAGACCGTGCGGTGAAGATGTGGCCATGGCTATCCGTCAGGTCCACAGGAGGAACGGGACGGGACACCTGGGAGCGTGGCATTCGCCATCCG
It encodes:
- a CDS encoding HEPN domain-containing protein, with protein sequence MYDDPITPQEWEDVAQERRVDAMELHRAGRHLACLYYLGFAAECLAKALCAAQGRPAPRGHDVLALIEHAGFSSQVLPQNTRNFLTDRDVSLRYQAALPDDVKIDDEIEAARRFMIWCITQLRRRPRARGAKAHRRKAQ